TCGCTCCTGACCTTAAATCTAATGAAGAAGCATTAGAAACAATCATCGAAGCAATCAAAAAAGCTGGTTACACTCCAGGCGAGCAAGTTAAATTGGCTATGGATGCAGCATCTTCTGAGTTCTACAACCGCGAAACTGGTAACTATGAACTTAAAGGTGAAGGCGTAACCCGTACTTCTGAAGAAATGGTTGCTTGGTACGAAGAGTTAGTTAACAAATACCCAATCATCTCTATTGAAGATGGCTTAGACGAAAACGACTGGAAAGGTCACAAACTATTGACTGAACGCCTTGGCGATCGCGTACAATTAGTTGGTGATGACTTGTTCGTTACAAACACGAAGAAATTGAAAGAAGGAATTGACAATGGCATCGCTAACTCAATCCTTATCAAAGTTAACCAAATCGGTACGCTTACTGAAACATTAGACGCTATCGAAATGGCTAAACGCGCTGGTTACACAGCAGTAGTTTCCCATCGTTCTGGTGAAACAGAAGACAGCACAATCGCTGACATCGCTGTTGCAACAAACGCTGGACAAATCAAAACAGGTGCTCCAACTCGTACAGACCGTGTTGCTAAATACAACCAATTGTTACGTATTGAAGATAACCTAGGTAACTTGGCACAATATCACGGCGAAGATACTTTCTACAACTTGAAAAAATAATCGCTATAATACAGGAAACCCCCAGAAAAAAATTCTGGGGGTTTCCTGTATTTACTAATAGGTGTTTATAAGCGGATGTCAGGTTGGAAAATTTGATGAATTAACTATGATGTTACTTATGATTTTTTATATGAGCAGACCTGTTAACATTTATAAATAGAGTTTTTACTAGTAAAAAGACCATTGCTAATAAAAATAAAATATATATCCAACTACCTGTACTAAAAATTCCATAAATAAAAATTAATGAAGCTACACTATAAACGGATATTTGGACAATTTTCCATGTTTTTGGTGCCATTTAAATCAACTCCTACATCATTTTGGTAACGCTTGCATTTTTTGTGTGTTTATTGTAACATAATGATAGATAGAATACAAAATAGAAATGGGGAGATCGGAAATG
The sequence above is drawn from the Listeria weihenstephanensis genome and encodes:
- the eno gene encoding phosphopyruvate hydratase, with the protein product MSIITEVYAREVLDSRGNPTIEVEVYTETGAFGRALVPSGASTGEYEAVELRDNDSSRYMGKGVLKAVENVNDIIADKIIGFDVTDQIGLDQAMIELDGTENKGKLGANAILGVSLAAARAAAEELGLELYEYIGGVNAKVLPVPMMNIVNGGEHADNNVDIQEFMVMPVGAKTFSEALRMGTEILHNLKSVLKGKGLNTGVGDEGGFAPDLKSNEEALETIIEAIKKAGYTPGEQVKLAMDAASSEFYNRETGNYELKGEGVTRTSEEMVAWYEELVNKYPIISIEDGLDENDWKGHKLLTERLGDRVQLVGDDLFVTNTKKLKEGIDNGIANSILIKVNQIGTLTETLDAIEMAKRAGYTAVVSHRSGETEDSTIADIAVATNAGQIKTGAPTRTDRVAKYNQLLRIEDNLGNLAQYHGEDTFYNLKK